From Solanum stenotomum isolate F172 chromosome 2, ASM1918654v1, whole genome shotgun sequence:
atttaaaaaagagaagaaacataatataaaattcaaaataaggaaagtgGGAAGAAACCAACCTAATCTATGGCTGCTTTTGGACGTCATAATCAGTTTTGTTATATCGTCATGACgcttgtcttttttttatttttgttgttgaaattgACTCGTCAATAATTTTTACGTtaaaaatatgagattttttatcaaatttttctCGAAAATACTACatgaaaatttatgtatttaaaaTAGTGGTATATCGATCAACttgtaattatctcaattattttatcaGATGTCTAGAGTTTCACTAAAAAAAACTAAGGTTGTGGTGGTTGTTGAATTTTCTACAAATACATGAACAACTTGTGTGAAACAATAGTAATGAAGTCAAAAGTTTTGAAgcattcaaaatttatatatatatatatattaagtaataatatttgACGATACATAATTATAATATTCCGATTAAGATGTTTAACTTACAATTTTTTAAGATTATAGCTCTGCCTCAATGTATCGATTTTTACAAAAGGTGATCCTATAGATATTCGATAACTATGTCCATTAAAacttaacattttaatttatttaattttccttttgttgttTGGATAAGAACAGCTTAAAATAATCTTCTATTGGTTCTCTTTAGAAGCTAAGATTATGATATAATTAATCATCCTAAATTTTctgcaaataaaataatatactatGATTTAATGCAAATCATATGTTGTACATAGGAAAGTTCCAAAGGGATAATTGGTTGTTTTTTCAATCAAGTGGTGGACCAATTtgcaaatattatatttatatgattATATTAACATTAGTTAGTAATAGATACAACAACATACTGTAACGTACTAGGTGTAATATCGTAAGTGAGATCtaacttttgagaaaaataattacgTAGATCTTATTCTTATctcatgaaataaaaatattattttttatagaccctcgagtatgttattgttgttgttactaAAATATGGTTAGCGGCTAGATCAAAATAATGAGCGTTCTATGGAGGTTTCCAAGCAGAGGTACGAAGCAattgagatgtatatagaataGATGGTAGTGTTCCAAACCTCGCCTAGCACCGAAAGAGAAGGCCTTGTTCTGCAGGGTACGGCCTGGACAGTGGAAAAACAGAATAAGATTGAGTCTACCTAATTGGTTCGGACAAAGTACAGATAGATCAAAAGAATGGAATCCAGGTGGCTCTTGTGCCACTTTTGATGGAAAAGCATTAGATCGATGGCCAGGGTAATTTCTTTCGTTTCAACGAATTGAAAGAGTCAATGAAACATTGAACTATTCATGTAGTTGAGAGTCCTCACTATCCAAACCTgataatacaaattaattaattttataatattagatTGAAATGTGTGTAAATTGAATGACACGACAATAAAAGTATGTAGAATCatttctaatttatttgaaattgagaCGCAATTATTACGGAGAAGCCTAACTCGATGAAGAAAAGTTGGATGTAAGCAAATTTTGGCCATTGCTTTTATAGTAAGTGTATTATTAGTTGAAACTTGAAGCAAGAAGTTAATAATGGTGTGTAAAAAAAAGGTAGCAATCACATCAAATCATAgtactactaatttatttggGACATTGTGCTCTATTTAATTGTTTGATTGCAAAATGAAACTATCACTTTTAGGTTATTCTAATTCAAATGGTTTGTGCAGTGGCCCCACTGGAGTTCAACATTGATGTTTGAAAGAGAATAACACATCCCACCTACCCCAAGAAATTCTCATAAGAAAATTATTTGTACCAAAAGGGATGAAGGAAAAATGCTCAGGAATTCCTAAAAAAGTGTTAGCGAAGAGCCCATCTTTCTTGCAAAAGACAtggggcgggggggggggggggggggggggNAGACAAGAGGAAAGCGAGGAAGCATTCCTTATCTGTTTTTTCTTCGCGGGCAATATTTTCAGAGTGTTTTAGCAACTTAGATTTGTTCTATCACTATAAAATTGATTCTGTGTGACCTATAAGTTACGGATTTGAGTCATGCAAGTAGTCAATAATATTTGCATTAGGATAGAATGTCTATATCACATACCTTGGGGTGCGACCCTTCCCTAAAACTTCATATAAACGTGAGATGCTTTAAGGGGTAATAGGAACCCTGTAAAAATAAAGTGTTTATGAAGCTTCAAGTATAATTTTCCTAATAATAAAAATGGCAAGCATTTTAGTAGCTTGGTTTTACATCAAGCCATATGAAATAAACCAATTGTTCTCATCATCGGATGTTTGTGTCCAGTTTGTCCAGTATAGTGTTTATCTTATTACACTTGTAAATAATCAAATCTAAGGGCCAAAATGTGCTTAAAAAATACACCTCATAAATCATGGTTAAGCTAAGAGCTttgtatttctttctttccgTATTGTGGGATTTCTTTCtgtttaaaagattgtaaagtactaaatttaattttaaaactaaaatttatatattcaaaagatacatacaaaaatattataagttgtaatttttcatatacattttaaaatattaataaaagttcattaatttgacttttaaaaaatgtagcaattttttttgagatggagagaatatataattttagtgaGTTCGGGAATTGGAGGTGGAAGTTTATCAATTTTTGGAGACCTTACTCgaacaattaaacaaaaaatcatgaaaatattctaaaaagattggaaaattttgaattagatttttaaattaaaatttatatattcaaaagctatacaaaaagtattataatttgtaatttttctcATATCAAAATGATGAACGTATAtatcttaaaattaaaacatatatatttgaaagttatccataaagtattataatttgtaattttctCGTATCAAAATAAtgaacataaatttaaaatattagtaaaattttatataatttgactCTCCAAAATAATACTCGGTAAGTATTTTAAGACGGAGAAAACATATGATTTAAATGAGTTTGGAATTTGGTAGTGAAAGTTTATCAATTTTTGAAGTcctaaaaaacaattaatataattaaacaaaaaaaaaaaaaccatgaaataataaaaattagaaaaagagaaTTGGTCGagaggaaaaggaaaaatctaACTAATCGAATAAAGTTTTTTTGCTTAGAAACATGCTACCaataaggaaagaaagaaatacaaTCTCTTAATTTAACCATGGTTTATGAGGTGTATTTCATAAGCACATTTTGGCCCTTAGATTTGATGATTTACATTGTATCTATAGCATTAGCTAAAATTTacagctttttttttttcaacaagtTGAAGATGCATTgaaaaataatacaagtagaTGAAATATTGAGGTTGTTTCAATGATATTCCATCACTGGTGAGTGGTCCAAATGCAGGAAGGCTGTTGCTTCATCTACAATATTTGCTCTGCAAATTGGTTCATCGATAGTATATATCTTGTTGTAAGCTTTTGTGTACAAGTTCAAAAGACAACAAACAGAAATGAAGATGAGTACTAAGCGTACAATAGATAATAGATTGTAACAAAAACAACAGATAAGAAGTTAAGAACAGAATAGCACTACAACAACTTAATTATCGACACATTATATGTTATAAAATCAGGCAAAACTTTCCTTTTCCTCATCGACTTGTATAAGGTCAAAACCACGACTGTATTCACCTTAATTCCACACATTTTGGCAGCCAAATAAGGTAGAAATTGTAACAACATTGGAATGTAAGCTATCAAGTTCCATTTCACGCAGCACTTGGACAGCCTTGTCCAGAAGACCATTAGATCCATAACTCCATAAGCATCAATCAGTATATTATAACTAAACAGATGCAGCATGTCGTTCAAGTATAAAAACAGTGTGGTTGGGTTGAGAAATTAAGTCCAACACAAAAAACTACTCTGGTTCGCCAATTGCAGAAACACATACATCAGTTAAAACGACAGAAAAGTCAATAGCAACAAAAGATCCAAGTCTATCACCCCAGAACTCGGACCAGTAGAATCTATGGAGACATTGTGTCAAAGAACTGGTCTATAATAAGCACCATGGGGTTCACTCCAAATTCCAACGTTGATATTGGTGCAATacaataagatattcaactgaAGACTATTATCAAATACAAGTATCGAACATAAGTCCAGCTAATCTAGGATCAaacgaaaaataaaatgcaGCATATGTTGAACAGCCATCAAACAGTGATGAAAACAGCTTAAGGTTTCTCAAGTATCAAAACACATATCCTACCAAGGGTCAAACGAAAGAAAATCCGAATCAAGTTCTCTAACGCCAGCAAGCAAAAGTGAATCAATTGTTCACTATCGCACATATATACTTTAAGCAAAAAGCTAGACAGGAATCCCAACAATCAATGTAATCATTTGGCAGCAACTTAACTATAGATTAAGCAGTTATGTGAAAACAAAAGAGCAGTTAGGGCTGAGCACTAGtttttaagcaaaaaaaaaaaaaactaatcttTCTATTCTTATCACTAAAGTTGAAGGCTTTGTAAAGATTGCATGATTAGTTGGTTCTCAACAGACATCCCCACAGCATCGCCATTCTTATGATCAACTTGAACGCGTCCACCTTGTGGAGATTGAATAATCTGCATCGCCTTATCGGAAAGTTGAAGGCTTTGTAAAGATTGCATAAGTAGCTGGTTCTCAACAGACATCCCCACAGCGTCGTCATTCTTATGATCAAGCTGAACGCGTCCGCcttgtgttgattgaataatCTGCATTGCCTTATTGGATTTCCCTTGattgttattattactattaccaCCTTTTTGTTCCTTCGTCCTCATCATCATGGTTAATATCACATGTTTTCTCTCAACTTTGTTTGGGGGCAAATATTTCGATGAGAGATAATATTCTCTGATATGCCACTCACTCTTTCTCAATCTCTTTGATGACTTGCGTCTACCGTTGT
This genomic window contains:
- the LOC125854960 gene encoding uncharacterized protein LOC125854960; translated protein: MEFFDLSSIEKSGSSKATDNGGCSKATDKKLMNYLVKYVIGKPFPGKHTVMEDVDEVYGIRVFSPLQILETTQGTKTNTRFIITFQNKEKCKMFISKDTPGFWKPNPKNKSIFDSNKKHIGNIKISWYYYYDTNNGRRKSSKRLRKSEWHIREYYLSSKYLPPNKVERKHVILTMMMRTKEQKGGNSNNNNQGKSNKAMQIIQSTQGGRVQLDHKNDDAVGMSVENQLLMQSLQSLQLSDKAMQIIQSPQGGRVQVDHKNGDAVGMSVENQLIMQSLQSLQL